The Microbacterium sp. SORGH_AS_0862 genome has a segment encoding these proteins:
- a CDS encoding NUDIX domain-containing protein, whose amino-acid sequence MTLAEPRRIHVSAAVIRDADGRLLLVRKRGTTAFMQPGGKPERGEDAAMTLVREIREELGLRLDAADLEPLGSFAAAAANEPGFEVVAEVFAADIRDQTPVASAEITELRWVGSDEIDQLEVAPLAREYFLS is encoded by the coding sequence GTGACCCTCGCCGAACCTCGCCGCATCCATGTCTCCGCCGCGGTGATCCGCGACGCCGACGGCAGGCTCCTGCTCGTTCGCAAGCGCGGAACGACCGCGTTCATGCAGCCCGGCGGCAAGCCGGAGCGCGGTGAGGACGCGGCCATGACGCTCGTCCGCGAGATCCGGGAAGAGCTGGGACTCCGGTTGGACGCCGCGGACCTCGAGCCGCTGGGATCGTTCGCGGCGGCTGCGGCCAACGAGCCGGGATTCGAGGTCGTCGCCGAGGTGTTCGCCGCCGACATCCGAGACCAGACGCCGGTCGCGTCGGCCGAGATCACCGAACTGCGGTGGGTCGGCTCCGACGAGATCGATCAGCTGGAGGTCGCGCCGCTCGCGCGCGAGTACTTCCTGAGCTGA
- a CDS encoding SDR family oxidoreductase: protein MPDATPAHADQQPSGIDPDDLATTLRVLEELAQVDQTHPDYVTVRRATAAMFKATKKVRRREIRDAIAAADRAVVHATATGAPDRIDDETRGIPISTSTTTPTAGTLLKARGCYICKKPYTLVDAFYHQLCPECAAMSHAKRDARTDLTGKRALLTGGRAKIGMYIALRLLRDGAHTTITTRFPRDAVRRFSSLPDAADWIDRLKIVGIDLRDPAQVIGLAEDVAAAGTLDILINNATQTVRRSPGAYQPLVDAELAPLPDGPLPELVTFGHTNDQHPQALERSVSAHPILAAAAARAEELTEQAMAAGSSSLERLAAGTAIDAGGLIPDLDHVNSWTQRVEDVDPLEMLEVQLANTTAPFLLISKLRPSLAASTARRTYIVNVSAMEGVFNRGYKGPGHPHTNMAKAAVNMLTRTSAREMFESDRILMTSVDTGWITDERPHPTKVRLAEEGFHAPLDLVDGAARVYDPIVRGEAGEDLFGVFLKDYAPGAW, encoded by the coding sequence GTGCCCGACGCGACTCCTGCCCACGCCGACCAGCAACCCAGCGGCATCGATCCCGACGATCTCGCCACCACGCTGCGTGTGCTGGAGGAGCTTGCGCAGGTGGACCAGACCCACCCGGACTACGTCACGGTGAGGCGTGCGACGGCCGCGATGTTCAAGGCCACGAAGAAGGTGCGGCGCCGCGAGATCCGCGATGCGATCGCCGCCGCCGACCGCGCGGTGGTGCACGCGACGGCGACGGGCGCGCCCGATCGCATCGACGACGAGACGCGCGGCATCCCGATCAGCACATCGACCACGACGCCCACTGCGGGGACGCTTCTCAAGGCCCGCGGCTGCTACATCTGCAAGAAGCCGTACACGCTCGTGGATGCGTTCTACCACCAGCTCTGCCCCGAATGCGCCGCGATGAGCCACGCGAAGCGCGACGCGCGCACCGACCTCACCGGCAAGCGGGCTCTGCTCACCGGCGGCAGGGCGAAGATCGGGATGTACATCGCGCTGCGACTGCTGCGCGACGGCGCGCACACCACGATCACCACGCGCTTCCCCCGCGACGCGGTGCGCCGCTTCAGCAGCCTGCCGGATGCGGCGGACTGGATCGATCGGCTCAAGATCGTGGGCATCGACCTGCGAGACCCCGCCCAGGTGATCGGGCTCGCCGAGGACGTGGCGGCGGCGGGGACGCTGGACATCCTCATCAACAACGCGACCCAGACCGTGCGGCGCTCGCCGGGCGCCTACCAGCCGCTCGTCGATGCGGAGCTGGCGCCGCTGCCCGATGGACCGCTTCCCGAGCTCGTCACCTTCGGGCACACGAACGACCAGCACCCGCAGGCTCTCGAACGCTCGGTCAGCGCGCACCCGATCCTCGCGGCCGCCGCCGCCCGTGCCGAGGAGCTGACGGAACAGGCCATGGCTGCCGGCTCCAGCTCCCTCGAGCGCCTGGCGGCGGGCACGGCGATCGACGCGGGCGGGCTCATCCCCGACCTCGATCACGTCAACTCCTGGACGCAGCGGGTGGAGGACGTCGATCCGCTCGAGATGCTCGAGGTGCAGCTGGCGAACACGACAGCGCCGTTCCTGCTCATCTCGAAGCTGCGGCCCTCGCTGGCAGCCAGCACCGCTCGTCGCACGTACATCGTGAACGTGAGCGCCATGGAAGGCGTGTTCAACCGCGGGTACAAGGGCCCCGGGCATCCGCATACGAACATGGCCAAAGCCGCCGTCAACATGCTGACCCGCACGAGCGCGCGGGAGATGTTCGAGAGCGACCGCATCCTCATGACGAGTGTCGACACCGGGTGGATCACGGACGAGCGACCGCATCCCACGAAGGTGCGCCTGGCCGAGGAAGGGTTCCACGCCCCGCTGGATCTCGTCGACGGCGCGGCTCGCGTGTACGACCCGATCGTGCGCGGCGAGGCCGGCGAAGACCTCTTCGGCGTGTTCCTCAAGGACTACGCCCCCGGCGCATGGTGA
- a CDS encoding alpha/beta fold hydrolase, with translation MSDAHPLGQQDTCRLPDGRSLRLRRAGSGPSTVVFESGMGFSSAAWGRVIPAVSRVARTICYDRAGIGASGADAAPRTLERLADDLGALLTSVPTPLILVGHSWGGPIVRTLAARRVLDVHALVLVDQTDEHIASCFAPELAERMTSRPPRFSSLSARAGIALLRRQAVRAQPAEVRAELRRDLAALDRTMPPELAEFLPSLRALRDDTAHADALAGIRTIVITGTRTGLRDRAQRREINRAHSATAQLLGGRLVPAHRSGHNVPFDQPDLIASEILRTLDQTGLPHAR, from the coding sequence ATGAGCGACGCGCATCCGCTCGGGCAGCAGGACACGTGCCGCCTCCCCGACGGCCGATCGCTCCGCCTCCGTCGGGCGGGATCGGGCCCGTCGACCGTGGTCTTCGAATCCGGGATGGGATTCTCGAGCGCCGCGTGGGGCCGCGTGATTCCCGCCGTCTCCCGCGTCGCGAGGACCATCTGTTACGACCGTGCCGGGATCGGAGCAAGCGGCGCCGATGCGGCTCCGCGCACCCTCGAGCGGCTGGCCGACGACCTCGGGGCGCTGCTGACGAGCGTACCGACACCGCTCATCCTGGTCGGGCACAGCTGGGGAGGCCCGATCGTGCGCACGCTCGCCGCGCGGCGCGTCCTCGACGTGCACGCTCTGGTGCTCGTCGATCAGACCGACGAGCACATCGCCTCCTGCTTCGCCCCCGAGCTGGCCGAACGGATGACATCGCGTCCGCCTCGGTTCTCCTCTCTGAGCGCACGCGCGGGCATCGCACTCCTGCGACGCCAGGCCGTTCGTGCGCAGCCGGCGGAAGTGAGGGCGGAGCTGCGTCGCGATCTCGCGGCTCTCGATCGGACGATGCCCCCGGAACTCGCCGAGTTCCTGCCGTCCCTGCGCGCCCTGCGCGACGACACCGCTCACGCCGATGCGCTCGCCGGGATACGCACGATCGTGATCACGGGCACGCGTACCGGTCTGCGGGACCGAGCCCAGCGGCGGGAGATCAACCGGGCGCACTCGGCGACGGCGCAGCTGCTCGGCGGCCGTCTGGTGCCGGCGCACCGCTCGGGGCACAACGTCCCCTTCGACCAACCCGATCTGATCGCCTCCGAGATCCTCCGGACCCTCGATCAGACCGGTCTCCCGCACGCCAGATGA
- a CDS encoding NAD(P)-dependent oxidoreductase, whose amino-acid sequence MARITVIGGSGYAGAAVVAEAQRRGHTVTSLSRTLPTDPVNGVEYVRGSVLDDDVREGVVADRDVVVVALSPRGDMAGKVEGVVESLIQRLADTPTRLGYIGGASSLLIEEGGPRLWDLTHDHMPAEVKPEVQTGLDALELLTSSPEGLDWFYVSPPEEFGSWLGTPSTGRYTLGGDVLLRDADGTSTISAADLALAILDEIEVPAHHRMRFTAIG is encoded by the coding sequence ATGGCACGAATCACGGTTATCGGTGGGAGCGGCTACGCTGGCGCGGCGGTCGTCGCCGAAGCGCAGCGCCGCGGACACACGGTCACGTCGCTCAGTCGGACGTTGCCCACGGATCCCGTGAACGGCGTCGAATACGTGCGGGGCTCCGTCCTCGACGACGATGTGCGGGAGGGTGTGGTCGCCGACCGCGACGTCGTGGTCGTGGCGCTGTCTCCTCGCGGCGATATGGCAGGCAAGGTCGAGGGCGTGGTCGAGTCCCTCATCCAGCGCCTCGCAGACACCCCCACCCGCCTGGGCTACATCGGCGGCGCATCCTCGCTGCTCATCGAGGAAGGCGGTCCGCGCCTGTGGGACCTGACGCACGACCACATGCCGGCCGAGGTGAAGCCGGAGGTGCAGACCGGTCTCGACGCTCTCGAGCTGCTGACCTCGAGTCCTGAGGGACTCGATTGGTTCTACGTGAGCCCGCCGGAGGAGTTCGGGTCCTGGCTCGGTACGCCGTCGACGGGGCGCTACACGCTCGGTGGCGACGTGCTCCTGCGAGATGCAGATGGCACCTCGACGATCTCGGCCGCGGATCTCGCGCTGGCCATCCTCGACGAGATCGAGGTTCCCGCCCACCACCGGATGCGTTTCACGGCGATCGGCTGA
- a CDS encoding phosphotransferase family protein, giving the protein MSLTPAQLAAVLAPLGEVAHSTPLTGGMFASTTAVTLADGVRVIVKASPTDARKLCRYEYGIAASEALVYRMLAAHAPVPEVLLTDFSRALVDADIVVTRHLPGRVWNDLELDPAATARARHALGALMAELHRVPAPAFGYPAPETGMRRDDWRSAVTAMFDGIIQDAAESGTTLPSQRVRAVLARHGHALDAVTAPVVVHNDLWPANIFLDDDLRIVGLIDTERTVWGDPLFDLVGANQMAEEHAEEQIIEGNTDAGGVLAAELASPNGRIRLALYQLYYRLILATEMDIRGFEGDWLPEYRAQVGRLLEEALEQLEAAEPVRGL; this is encoded by the coding sequence ATGTCGCTCACCCCCGCCCAGCTCGCCGCCGTTCTCGCCCCCCTCGGCGAGGTGGCGCACAGTACGCCGCTGACCGGCGGGATGTTCGCCAGCACGACGGCGGTGACGCTGGCCGACGGTGTCCGCGTCATCGTGAAGGCATCACCGACGGATGCGCGCAAGCTGTGCCGCTACGAGTACGGGATCGCTGCATCCGAGGCGCTCGTCTACCGGATGCTCGCGGCGCACGCTCCCGTGCCGGAGGTGCTGCTGACCGACTTCAGCCGGGCGCTCGTCGACGCGGACATCGTCGTCACCCGACACCTGCCGGGGCGCGTGTGGAACGATCTCGAACTCGACCCCGCCGCCACCGCCCGCGCGCGACACGCCCTGGGGGCCCTGATGGCCGAGCTGCACCGCGTGCCCGCACCGGCGTTCGGCTACCCGGCGCCGGAGACGGGCATGCGGCGCGACGACTGGCGCTCGGCGGTCACCGCCATGTTCGACGGCATCATCCAGGATGCGGCCGAGTCCGGTACGACGCTTCCGTCGCAACGGGTGCGGGCCGTGCTCGCGCGCCACGGTCACGCGCTCGACGCGGTCACCGCTCCGGTCGTCGTGCACAACGACCTGTGGCCGGCGAACATCTTCCTCGACGACGACCTGCGTATCGTCGGTCTGATCGATACCGAACGCACCGTGTGGGGCGATCCGCTCTTCGATCTGGTCGGTGCGAATCAGATGGCCGAGGAGCACGCCGAGGAGCAGATCATCGAGGGCAACACGGATGCCGGGGGAGTCCTTGCCGCGGAGCTCGCCTCGCCGAACGGACGGATCCGCCTGGCCCTTTACCAGCTCTACTACCGGCTCATCCTCGCGACCGAGATGGATATCCGCGGGTTCGAGGGCGACTGGTTGCCGGAGTATCGGGCCCAGGTGGGCCGACTGCTCGAGGAGGCCCTGGAGCAGTTGGAGGCGGCGGAGCCCGTGCGCGGGTTATGA
- a CDS encoding PAS domain-containing sensor histidine kinase: MTDFIVDLVARSLLWLQGLVLVGLIACLIVYDVQFGRTLPVVFWIVIALLLAAGWLTAALARRKPRTSVVAATRISNVVVFVALRQELLPQTSLTVFVLAVPLLGMALLPRPWPTVSVLSMVLFVVVPCAITGMWPATLADVFFDYGTFVALVLVIVVAAFGARALRRHAARLSAAHRAREQALARVTDGKALVDAVIGAVPTAIAVYDPEGTLLLANPRAHEVARHEGYELESPTEPVASGVVFAADRTTRVRRGDRLLQAVVDGTELPPTLAWVGPPGHQRAYIRSSSRVARPDGSALGTLVVAEDVTEVLHSEQMRDDFLHTVSHELRTPMTPLIGHLDLLSERVQTTDPGAQERIDIIMRSVDRIMTRVSELLTAADIRVELQLKPTDVAGLIGECVRAARPAAAKRELTIRADVADAAVAMADAARIRQAVSELLANAVKFAVEGTEVLAQWDRVDDEIRIRVSDEGPGMSDVEQHRAFDRFYRAPMAHRDAVQGFGLGLSVVHNIVTAHAGAASLARSAAGGTEVTIRIPAL, from the coding sequence ATGACCGACTTCATCGTCGATCTCGTGGCCAGGTCGTTGCTGTGGCTGCAGGGCCTCGTGCTGGTCGGACTCATCGCCTGTCTCATCGTGTACGATGTCCAGTTCGGGCGAACACTACCTGTTGTGTTCTGGATCGTGATCGCGCTCCTGCTCGCGGCGGGCTGGCTCACGGCCGCGCTGGCGCGCCGGAAGCCGCGCACCTCGGTGGTCGCCGCGACGCGGATTTCCAACGTCGTCGTGTTCGTGGCGCTGCGGCAGGAACTCCTGCCGCAGACCTCGCTCACCGTCTTCGTGCTGGCCGTGCCGTTGTTGGGTATGGCGTTGCTACCTCGTCCCTGGCCGACGGTATCGGTCTTGTCGATGGTGCTTTTCGTCGTCGTCCCCTGCGCCATCACGGGGATGTGGCCGGCGACGCTCGCGGATGTGTTCTTCGACTACGGAACTTTCGTCGCACTGGTCCTCGTCATCGTCGTGGCCGCCTTCGGCGCCCGCGCCCTGCGCCGTCACGCCGCCCGGCTCTCGGCCGCGCACCGGGCACGCGAGCAGGCGCTGGCCCGTGTCACCGACGGCAAGGCGCTCGTCGACGCCGTCATCGGCGCAGTACCCACGGCGATCGCGGTCTACGATCCGGAGGGCACGCTGCTGCTCGCCAATCCGCGTGCCCACGAGGTCGCGCGGCACGAGGGGTACGAGCTGGAGAGTCCCACCGAGCCTGTCGCCTCCGGCGTGGTGTTCGCTGCTGATCGAACGACGCGCGTGCGTCGCGGGGACAGGCTGCTCCAGGCTGTGGTCGATGGTACGGAACTGCCTCCCACTCTCGCCTGGGTCGGTCCGCCGGGACACCAGCGCGCCTACATCCGTTCGTCGTCGAGGGTCGCCCGTCCCGACGGCTCTGCCCTCGGGACTCTCGTCGTCGCGGAGGACGTCACCGAGGTGCTGCATTCCGAGCAGATGCGGGACGACTTCCTGCACACCGTGTCGCACGAGCTGCGCACGCCCATGACGCCGCTCATCGGTCATCTGGACCTGCTGAGCGAGCGGGTCCAGACGACCGACCCCGGGGCCCAGGAGCGGATCGACATCATCATGCGCAGCGTCGATCGGATCATGACGCGCGTGTCGGAGCTGCTGACCGCCGCCGACATCCGCGTGGAGCTGCAGCTCAAGCCGACGGATGTCGCCGGTCTTATCGGCGAGTGCGTGCGCGCCGCACGTCCCGCTGCGGCGAAGCGCGAGCTCACGATCCGCGCCGACGTTGCCGACGCCGCGGTCGCTATGGCGGATGCGGCCCGCATCCGGCAAGCCGTTTCGGAACTGCTCGCGAACGCCGTGAAGTTCGCCGTCGAAGGCACCGAGGTGCTCGCGCAGTGGGATCGCGTCGACGACGAGATCCGGATCCGCGTCAGCGACGAGGGTCCCGGCATGAGCGATGTGGAACAGCACCGGGCGTTCGACCGCTTCTATCGCGCACCGATGGCGCATCGAGACGCCGTGCAGGGATTCGGTCTGGGGCTGTCCGTCGTGCACAACATCGTGACCGCGCACGCGGGGGCGGCCTCGCTCGCACGAAGCGCGGCCGGCGGAACAGAAGTCACGATCCGCATCCCGGCGCTCTGA
- a CDS encoding VanZ family protein, translated as MTGWTWQAWFGLIGGSFIFFAVLGPMLLIQIRRYGRLSFPRLLGAAATSVYAVALVAYTLLPLPDVAANCGVSGAGIELIPGHSVGDILRETRGLSFVSALTSRATLQVALNVALFIPFGIIARRYWNRGPVVSIVLGAALSLLIETTQLTGIWGLYDCAYRVADVDDLITNTAGAAIGVFLAPLLLSWMPSSGALRRDRSLPRPVTGWRRWFGMVLDAVAVNVVSGLLSLTLIAPQLALTGGREPADAVAIASVVFVGVGTVALVVVLPAVIGAGASIGQRLVWLTPTWPPDRSGWWRRLHRASVVALPYTIATVLDQLPGADAGVLQTVVGLVGISSGVIVLVAVASVPFSRGRRGLSLIVSGGELRDARA; from the coding sequence ATGACCGGGTGGACGTGGCAGGCATGGTTCGGCCTCATCGGAGGCTCGTTCATCTTCTTCGCCGTCCTCGGCCCGATGCTGCTGATTCAGATCCGTCGCTACGGCCGGCTCTCGTTCCCCAGGCTCCTGGGTGCCGCGGCGACCAGCGTCTACGCGGTGGCACTCGTCGCCTACACGCTTCTGCCGCTGCCCGACGTCGCGGCGAACTGCGGGGTGAGCGGCGCCGGCATCGAGCTCATCCCCGGGCACTCCGTGGGCGACATCCTGCGAGAGACGCGGGGCCTCTCGTTCGTCTCGGCCTTGACGAGTCGCGCCACGCTTCAGGTCGCGTTGAACGTCGCCCTCTTCATTCCCTTCGGCATCATCGCGCGTCGCTACTGGAACCGCGGACCCGTGGTGTCGATCGTGCTCGGCGCCGCGCTGTCGCTGCTGATCGAGACCACGCAGTTGACCGGCATCTGGGGACTCTACGACTGCGCGTATCGCGTCGCCGACGTCGACGATCTGATAACGAACACCGCCGGCGCAGCGATCGGCGTGTTCCTCGCCCCACTCCTGCTGTCTTGGATGCCGAGTTCCGGCGCCCTGCGTCGGGACCGTTCTCTGCCGCGGCCCGTCACCGGCTGGCGACGGTGGTTCGGGATGGTCCTCGACGCTGTCGCGGTCAACGTCGTGAGCGGGTTGCTCTCGCTGACCCTCATCGCGCCGCAGTTGGCGCTCACCGGCGGACGGGAGCCGGCGGATGCGGTCGCGATCGCGAGTGTGGTCTTCGTCGGCGTCGGCACCGTCGCGCTCGTCGTGGTCCTGCCCGCGGTCATCGGCGCGGGAGCCTCCATCGGACAGCGGCTCGTGTGGTTGACGCCGACGTGGCCGCCGGATCGCTCCGGATGGTGGCGGCGACTTCATCGCGCATCGGTCGTGGCTCTGCCGTACACGATCGCCACCGTACTCGACCAGCTTCCGGGCGCCGACGCCGGAGTGCTGCAGACCGTGGTGGGCCTCGTGGGCATCAGCAGCGGGGTCATCGTGCTGGTCGCGGTGGCGTCGGTGCCGTTCAGTCGGGGACGTCGCGGTCTCTCGTTGATCGTCTCCGGAGGCGAGCTGCGCGACGCGAGAGCCTGA
- a CDS encoding TetR/AcrR family transcriptional regulator has translation MPDTQVKQLREGQAHKRSAILTAARELFVRDGVERTSMDAVAARAGVSKRTVYDYYGDKRRLLLGVVEQAGEAALITLRQLIERHLPPVLADADPAATERALVAFALDLGRSQLAASDYAAAVRLITENETLLPELDDHPLEAAHNRALAERLDLLARAGLLDAPDSELAADHFHALTTLRVLNEPGRRRAQLDRVDRIMTDGARVFLRAYASDGSRA, from the coding sequence ATGCCCGACACGCAGGTCAAGCAGCTCCGGGAGGGCCAGGCCCACAAGCGCTCCGCGATCCTCACCGCCGCCCGCGAACTGTTCGTGCGCGACGGCGTCGAGCGCACCAGCATGGACGCGGTAGCGGCGCGCGCGGGCGTGTCCAAGCGCACCGTGTACGACTACTACGGAGACAAGCGCCGGCTCCTCCTGGGTGTCGTGGAGCAGGCGGGGGAGGCGGCCCTGATCACCCTCCGACAGCTGATCGAGCGTCACCTTCCGCCGGTCCTCGCCGATGCCGACCCCGCCGCGACAGAGCGCGCGCTCGTCGCCTTCGCCCTCGATCTCGGCCGCTCCCAGCTCGCCGCCTCCGACTACGCCGCCGCCGTGCGGCTGATCACCGAGAACGAGACGCTGCTTCCGGAGCTCGACGACCATCCGCTCGAGGCGGCGCACAACCGCGCGCTCGCCGAACGCCTCGACCTGCTGGCGCGAGCCGGCCTCCTCGACGCCCCCGATTCCGAGCTCGCCGCCGATCACTTCCATGCCCTGACGACCCTGCGCGTCCTGAACGAGCCCGGACGGCGACGCGCCCAGCTCGACCGTGTGGATCGGATCATGACGGACGGTGCGCGCGTCTTCCTGCGCGCGTACGCATCCGACGGGAGTCGGGCATGA
- a CDS encoding ABC transporter ATP-binding protein, producing the protein MVLSSPLSLQAHALTKRHGAITAVDGLSFEVRPGVVTGFLGPNGAGKSTTLRMFLGLDRPSSGAATIGGLRAAELPNPARVVGAMLDARSVHPRRSAGDHLWATARAAGIRRSRVDEMLETVGLADVGSRPAGAFSLGMKQRLGIATALIGDPGIVIFDEPLNGLDPEGIRWARALMRELAAEGRTVLFSSHLMGEMELTADHLIVIHRGTLLADESLPAFIASRTTSWVRVRTPDVAGLSGVLARAGLSTTPTPGQPEALRVRDTSPDQVDHLAATAGVEVSELTLVRDSLEDAFLRMTALDRKAA; encoded by the coding sequence ATGGTCCTCAGTTCTCCGCTCTCGCTCCAGGCACACGCCCTCACCAAGCGCCACGGCGCGATCACCGCCGTCGACGGCCTGTCGTTCGAGGTCAGGCCGGGCGTCGTGACCGGCTTCCTCGGCCCGAACGGCGCCGGCAAGTCCACCACCCTGCGCATGTTCCTCGGACTCGATCGACCGTCATCCGGAGCGGCGACGATCGGCGGTCTCCGCGCGGCCGAGCTGCCCAACCCGGCCCGCGTGGTGGGAGCGATGCTCGACGCACGGTCCGTCCATCCGCGACGCTCCGCGGGCGACCACCTCTGGGCGACGGCGCGCGCCGCCGGCATCCGCCGCTCACGCGTCGACGAGATGCTGGAGACCGTCGGACTGGCCGACGTCGGCAGCCGGCCCGCCGGAGCGTTCTCCCTGGGCATGAAGCAGCGCTTGGGGATCGCGACCGCCTTGATCGGCGACCCGGGGATCGTGATCTTCGACGAACCGCTCAACGGCCTCGATCCAGAGGGCATCCGCTGGGCACGCGCGCTCATGCGCGAGCTCGCGGCCGAGGGACGCACCGTGCTCTTCTCGAGCCACCTCATGGGCGAGATGGAGCTGACCGCAGACCACCTGATCGTCATCCATCGCGGGACACTGCTCGCCGACGAGTCGCTGCCGGCGTTCATCGCCTCCCGGACCACATCCTGGGTCCGCGTCCGCACACCCGACGTCGCAGGTCTTTCCGGGGTCCTCGCGAGAGCAGGCCTGTCCACGACCCCGACTCCCGGGCAGCCCGAGGCACTCCGAGTGCGGGACACGTCCCCCGATCAGGTCGACCACCTCGCCGCCACGGCCGGCGTCGAGGTGTCGGAGCTCACGCTCGTGCGCGACTCCCTCGAAGACGCCTTCCTGCGCATGACCGCCCTCGACCGGAAGGCGGCCTGA
- a CDS encoding bifunctional hydroxymethylpyrimidine kinase/phosphomethylpyrimidine kinase — MSAGRAIPRVLSIAGTDPTGGAGIQADLKSIAANGGYGMAVVTALVAQNTHGVRSVHVPPVAFLAEQLDAVSDDVRIDAVKIGMLATVEVIETVAAWLGRIRPPVVVLDPVMVATSGDRLLDADAEDALRRLLPHVDLVTPNIPELAILAGAPAATAWTEVLAQASVVAREHGVRVLAKGGHLSGERLPDALVELADDQVSVTEFEGTRIRTRNTHGTGCSLSSAVATRAAATGEWAQATAESKRWLTESIRHGAELEVGSGNGPISHFAGLWERGGLDTRPTAREVETGWWEDIAGIRAEIDDLPFVRGLGDGTLERSAFLGYLAQDALYLGEYARVLADAARLAPDSAERAFWAGSAQNAILGELQLHEHWLAGESGLGPHPDAVTTAYLDHLLAAAARGDYRVLIAALLPCYWIYQDVGERLQAHSHQEHAYRSWLETYADPVFAQSTRRAIDIVAGAAATADAATRAAMHDAFLASARHELAFFAAER; from the coding sequence ATGAGTGCCGGGCGCGCGATCCCGCGGGTGCTGAGCATCGCCGGAACCGACCCGACGGGAGGCGCCGGCATCCAGGCGGATCTCAAGAGCATCGCCGCGAACGGCGGTTACGGCATGGCCGTCGTCACCGCCCTCGTCGCGCAGAACACGCACGGCGTGCGTTCGGTGCACGTGCCGCCCGTCGCGTTCCTCGCCGAGCAGCTCGACGCCGTCTCCGACGATGTGCGGATCGATGCGGTGAAGATCGGCATGCTCGCCACCGTCGAGGTGATCGAGACCGTCGCGGCCTGGCTCGGCCGCATCCGCCCTCCGGTCGTGGTGCTGGACCCGGTGATGGTCGCGACGAGCGGCGATCGCCTGCTGGACGCAGATGCGGAGGACGCCCTCCGGCGCCTGCTGCCGCACGTCGACCTCGTGACCCCCAACATCCCCGAGCTCGCGATCCTCGCGGGCGCGCCCGCGGCCACCGCCTGGACCGAGGTGCTCGCGCAGGCCAGCGTCGTGGCTCGTGAACACGGCGTGCGCGTGCTCGCCAAGGGCGGACATCTGTCGGGGGAGCGGCTGCCCGACGCACTCGTCGAGCTCGCCGACGACCAGGTCAGCGTCACCGAGTTCGAGGGCACCCGCATCCGCACCCGGAACACGCACGGCACGGGCTGCTCGCTCTCATCGGCGGTGGCGACCCGCGCGGCCGCCACAGGAGAGTGGGCGCAGGCGACGGCCGAGTCGAAGAGGTGGCTCACCGAGAGCATTCGCCACGGCGCCGAACTCGAGGTCGGTTCGGGCAACGGGCCGATCAGTCACTTCGCGGGGCTCTGGGAACGCGGCGGCCTCGACACCCGACCGACCGCGCGCGAGGTCGAGACCGGGTGGTGGGAGGACATCGCCGGCATCCGTGCGGAGATCGACGACCTGCCGTTCGTGCGGGGGCTGGGCGACGGCACGCTCGAGAGGAGCGCGTTCCTCGGCTACCTCGCCCAGGATGCGCTGTACCTCGGCGAGTACGCCCGCGTCCTCGCCGACGCCGCCCGCCTCGCGCCGGACTCCGCGGAGCGTGCGTTCTGGGCCGGAAGTGCCCAGAACGCGATCCTCGGCGAGCTGCAACTGCACGAGCACTGGCTCGCGGGCGAGTCCGGGCTCGGTCCGCACCCCGATGCGGTCACGACGGCCTACCTCGATCACCTGCTGGCGGCCGCAGCCCGCGGCGACTACCGCGTGCTCATCGCGGCGCTCCTGCCCTGTTACTGGATCTATCAGGACGTGGGGGAGCGACTGCAGGCGCACTCGCATCAAGAGCACGCGTATCGCTCCTGGCTGGAGACCTATGCCGACCCGGTCTTCGCTCAGTCCACCCGCCGCGCGATCGACATCGTCGCCGGAGCCGCGGCGACGGCGGATGCGGCGACCCGAGCCGCGATGCACGACGCGTTCCTGGCATCTGCTCGTCACGAGCTCGCCTTCTTCGCTGCGGAGCGATGA